Genomic DNA from Carnobacterium divergens DSM 20623:
GTAACTTTATTCCCTTCAACTGAAACTAGTTCAAAGGTTTTGTTGCTATCTGATTTTATTCCTTTAAATTCGACTCCATCTGGAAGATAATCAAAGAAAATTGTTCCTGCTGGCAACGTGTATCCAACGCCACCTACTTTTAAGTTATAGGTTAAGTCTCTGTCTGGTAAGGTTATCTCTGTTTTATCTACAGCTTTTTCAAAGAAGCCTTTGCCACTCCCATTAGATTTTATTTTTTCTGTTGATTTTTTTGTAATAGCGTTACTTCCTTCTTTCGTTAATGTGGCTGTATTTGTATAGGTTCCTAACGATCCGTCGGTAACTTCCACAGCATATTGAACAACATAACTTATATTTTGATCCACCGTTCCTAAATTGACTGTGAATTCCCCTGTATTTTCATCGTAAAAAATAGCATCAAGAAATTCTTCTGTAACATATTTTCTATTTTCTTGACCGATAGGAACACTGCCATCGATTTGGTAAACTCTCAATCCATTTACTGAAATTCCCCGATTTCCAGGAATTTCTGACCATCCTGGGAAGCTTGCATCTAATTGTGTTCCTTTAGCTAATTGATCTTGAATAACAACATCTTGAAATTCCCCACTAAAATCTCGGTTAAAAACTAATTCATACATGTTATAGTTGGGATAATTTAAATCTAACAAGCCTAACCCATCCACTGGATCTGTTGCAAATTTTCTGAATTTTGCAAAATGTGGATCACCTGTAGTACCTGGATGAATCATCACTGTATCTTTTGAAATGACGGTATCATTCAAGGTAGCTGTAAAATCATAGCTTGGATCCACTGTTCCTTCCAGCAGCATCGCTGATGTAAATTGAATTGAGAATGTAAAATATTGTTGCCCTGTAGTATCTAGTTCATAACAAATATGTGTGTTATCTCCATCATCTTCTGTGCTTAACCAAGTAAGATAATCTGGCAATTGTTGATTTTGAAAGTCGCTACTCTGACGGATTAGTACCGAAGGAATATCAAAACAAATTTTAGATGGGCTAGGTAACTCTCCAAAAGATGAATCAACTCCTACGTTCAAAGAAACTAACTGCATACTTCCAATAGGATTTGGATTTACTTCAAAGGATAGATAGGGGGCTTTAGGTTGATTCCCTTCAGAAAAAGCAATATCTTTTAGAGAAAAAACTTGTGATAACAGGACAAAAACAATCATTAGTATTGAAAAAAATTTTTTCATTTTTTACACATCCTCTTTTTAGTTTAAAATTATAGATTATTTTAATTTAATCGAATGAAAAACAACTATTTCTAACTCATTCACCATGTTTTATAGGGTTGAACATTTGGGAAAGTTCCTACGAAAAGAAAATCTTTAATCACTAGATGATTAATAGGGGTTAACGGATACATCTCTCTTAAAAACTGAGAATCTAAGGAGATCTCGCCTTCTTTTCGAGAGTTGATTACATTGTCACTGAACTCTACATATTCTATTTTTCGCTTTTCTTTATCTTCTAATGCAAATAATTTTTGGTAACGGGACAATTTTTCAATAGTAATTGAGTTCTTTCGAAATAATAAAACTGTTGTTCTCCCAAACGGAAAGACGTCATAATTTGCTGGTGAGGTGTCCAGATCAAACTGATTATTCTCTACTACAAAAAAATCTACAGTTGATTCTAAAGCATTATTTCTCCATGCAATCACAGCTGGTCTGTTTTTTTGTTCTGGATACTCATACCTATTCGTAATTTTATTGTTGCAAAAAAAAATTTGCTCTAAACTACCATCAATACCTAAAAATTTAACTTTGATATTAGTTGCTTGATTGTGTTGAATGTCAAAAGTTCCTTTTGTCTTGCCCTCTTTTAAATATCCTGAAATAACGATTGCTTCATCGAATAAATCTTTAAACTGATTCCAACGAATTTCAATTTTTTCTATATATAATAGATACAGCGCATTATCCACTAAGTTCTCAAAATAATTATTGTTACATTGACAAATTGACATTGAATTTGATTGAATTACGATACCTTGATTCACTCTAATGAAACGGTTATTTTTAATAAAAAAACCATTCGAAATTGGATTTTTTCTGTCTCTATCATGAATTGAAATGCATCGATTTAATTGTCTATCTTCGTTCGATTGCCCCTCATTATCATGAAAGTAGTTGTTCTTTATCAAAACAGATGTGCAGGATACAAACAACAAATTGCTATCTGTTTTATAGTGTCCAAATTTTAATGAATAGTTTGAGAACTCACAATTTCCAACTACAAGATATTTACCTAAAGAAACAGAAATACTCCCTCTTCCTCTATTCATTAAATTAAATGAAATATTTTTGATGGAAAGAATAGAAATATTCTCATACTCCATCATATACGGAGTGTAATCGTCACCAATTCCATCAAAATGACATTGAATCTCACTCAATGGATTCCCATTTAAATCCACCTCACCTTGTAAACTGCACTTCACATCTTTAATCGGTCTACTTATGGTATAAATAATTTCTTGTTTAGATTTTAGTTTTAATTTTCCTTTACCTACAAGCCTGATTAATGGCTCTAATTCTTCATAGATAATATCAGACACTTTAACCTCTCCCTAAATTAACTTAAAACAACTTTTATTTTAAGTTAATTTACTTTTAGCAATTCTTTATACAGCTGATTCCATTTTATAAAATAGGCCTCAATGGAAAAATGTTCTTGTATCATTTGATACGCATTTTCAGAATAGCTTTTCCTTAGCTTGTCATTTTCTAAAAAGAAAACAATTTTTTCAAACATCTCGTTAATATTTCCAGGATCAACCATCATTCCGTTTTCTCCATCACGTACAACTTGAGGAATTCCACCTACATTTGAAGTTAAATTTGGAATTCCATAAGACATTGACTCCAGTATCGACATTGGCAATCCCTCATGGTAGGACGGCAATAGATGTAATAAGCTAGCTTTCAAGATTGACTGTTGCTTCTCTTTTTCAATCCAACCACCTAAAGTAACATTCATAATATTTTCTTCTTTTATCAGTTGCTTCACTTTATCAATTTCTCCATCTCCGTATAAGACAAATTGAATCTCTGGAAATAAAGGATATATTTTTTTGGCCAACTGTAAACTATCGTAACTTCCTTTTCTTTTTCCAATTCGTCCTAAAGTGATGATTGTAGTAGACTGACTATCATAGTCACTTTTTTCTGGAATTTCCACCGCATTTTCAATAATCGTAATGGGGGTACGCGTTAACGTTTCGTAGAAACGAGCCCACTCTTCACTTAAAACAACCAGCCCATCTAAACTATCTAAGGTTTTTCTAATATAGCTTTTAATTAGAGACGTTGAATTTTCATAAAACGTATCAAATTGAGAGGCATGCATGTGAAAAATGGTTTTCGTCTCCTTTGGAACTCTAGATGCTAAAATCGCTTTTCGATAAAAACTTCCTTTTTGAGCCACATGGAAATGTACCACATCAATACGTTCTTCCTTTATTTTCGCGTTGATTGTATAAACTGACTTGAAACTTCTTGTTAGGCGCTGACCTTCTTTCCAAGAATCAAGATAAAAAACGGTGTTCCCTTGATACTGTTTTTTAAAGTTTGCAATTACTGTCGCAATTCCACCTTTTGATTCAGAAGCTGGACCTACCATTAAAATATTCATCCTTTTTCACCTCGCTTAATTGCTATTTCTTTTCTTACTTCTGTTAAACAGAGTCCTATCACAGAATGATAAATCCCCAAAATTAAAGCTATTATTAATAAAATAATGAAATACTGAATCCAACTATTTGAGCCAAAGATATTGTATAAAGAAACCACATATAAGAGCCCGATTACAATGAAGTGCTTTTTCACTGAAAAACCTTCCCACAGTCTCATAGAAAAATACGTTCTTCCACAAAAAAAGGCGATATAGGCTGTCCCAGTAGCAATAGCCGTTCCAATTGCACCTAAAACGGGCGTTAACCATAAATTCATGCCAATGGCTACAATCAATGCAAGCAGAGAAACGATAATATTAAGGTAACTTTTTTTCGAAAATACAATACCCAAATTAGTGGTTTCGCTAACAGTCATCATTAAGGGATAGAAACAGAGAAATGGAAAAATATACTTTGCCTCTTCATATTCTGGCGATAAAACAACTACAATCCAATCTTTTGAAAGTAACAATAGTAAAAACAAAACGGAAATGGATAACATCACGATATCACTGACTAGTTGATAATACTTAATCGGTTTCTTTTGTTGATACCATTCGTATGCTGTTGGAATCCAAAAATTAGAAAAACTAACTTGTAGAATTAATAACGCACTTGCTATTTTAAAAGCCGCTGTGTAAATTCCTAATTGGCTAAAATCCGTAAAATAACGTAAGAATATCTTATCGATAATAACAAACAAACTGTAAATAAAGGTGCCTATTACAATGGGTAAACCAAATCTTGCAAGACGTTGAATCAATGGTTTATCGAGTTTAAATTCTTTAACGGTCACTAGTTTTAGATTACATAAAATTAAGATCATATCTCCTAAAATTTGACCAATAATGGTACCATAGACAACCGTAATAAAAACTGGTTCGAAGAGTATTAAAAATAATACCGTACATATCAAAATCGTCAACTTAATCAGAATGTTGTATAACGAAAAGGCTAATCCTCGATTTTCCATACGGATGGTTAAGAGGATAAAACGTTCATAAATTAAAAAAATGACTGAGATGGCTAATAGATAAACAGCATTTTTATGTATAGCTGTCGCAAACAGCACCATCGAAATATTTGAAGCAAGTCCACACATTAATGCGATGAGTACTATCGAACTCAACAGCGGAACCAACATGGCATTTTCAAGTAACTGCTTTTTGTTGTCGTATTCATAGAACTCTCGCGTAAAGGCTTGGTCAAAACCTAAATAAATAACATAAATCAGTAAGGTTTGAGCCAATAAAAACATACTTGTTTTTCCATATTCAGTAGGCGATAAATAATGGGTCGTGATTGGAATCAAAATCAAGTTCAAGAGCGCTGCTCCAATCGAACCGATTGAAAATTGTATTAAGCGTCGTATTAAAATATTCATCTACGTTTCCCTCTCCCCATACTTTAAAATAATTCCACCACATACTAATCCTAAAATTGTTGTAGATAATGCGGAAAAAAAGACATGTCCTGCAAAAAAACCATAGCCTAGTAACACAACATAAACGATAGAATAAATACTCTTCCCTCTTTTATTTAATGCTAAAATGAAGAAATAGCTTATCATTATGGTTACAACTACAACACCAATAAAACCAAAGGAAAATAAAAAATCAAAAAAATCCATTTCAATTAATCCCACTCTGCCAAAGTGAAGCAAACGATATTCAAAGCCAAATCCGATTAGTGGAATTAAAAAGGGGTGTTGGCTTTGGCTGAAATATTCCCAACCGCCCTGCAAATACTCACTTCTAGAACTAGTAAGTAATCGAACTAGATCTCCGTCAAATAAGTGGTAAAAATAGGTGATTCTATTGATGGTTCCCGCTGTGGCCGTTAGGATAAATTCACTACCCATTACTACTATAAAAACAGTTAAAACAGCCACCACTAGACTAGTTAATATACGAGAATTTTTTGAGATTTTTTTCTGAAAGAAAAGAAAATAGACAACTAATACAATTGTTAAAATCGCTCCATAAAATATTCCCGTCTTTGTTGCTAATAAAAGCAAGCAAACCATGTTACAAAAATACAAGATTATTAAGCTCAGCGTTTTTATCTTTGTATGCTCTCCTATTTTTTTTACTAAATAATTCCCAGTAAAAGTTGAAGATACAATAAACGCTAACGTTGTATCATTTGTAGCAAAATAAAATCCCTTGTAACCCGCATCAGAATTTTCATACGTTTGATTTCCAATATTCATAAAATAAGGAATCAATAATCCAATCGTGAACAAAAAACTAATCATAATAAATAATTTTTCGTAATTTAAACTTCGTAAAACAGTTTGATGTTGATAAATAAAGTAAGGAATCAATAACCACAAATACAACTTTATTAAAACCACACTATCTTGAAATATTATCGTTGGTGTATGACTCAAAACCATACTTTGAAGAAGGAGCAATAACGTGCAACTGAAGATCGTCCATAAAGTTAACAACGTATAAATACTTTTTTTAAATCCATAAAATAAAATGCTTCCCACTAAAAATAAAAAACACCCCATTCGATAAACTACCCCAATTGGAAATGAATAGTTCATGCTTAACGCATAGCCATTTAAAACATCAATAATCGGGAAAATAGCCATTAGAATTAAAAAAAACGAAACAAGTTGTTTTTCACTTTTCATTGATTTTCACACGCCATTTCTTCTTAGTTTTGCCTTAATCACAGTTACGATAAATGCTGTATTTCCTTTAACATATCGACTAAGCATTCTTTTTGGCTCTTGAATCAGCCTGTAAAACCATTCCAAACCCACTTTTTGCATCCAGTTTGGCGCTCGTTTCGTTTTACCTGCCACGACATCAAAGCTTCCTCCAACCCCCATCATAAAGGGAACATTTAACTGCTCTTTATACTGATGAATCCAATATTCTTTTTTAGGACTTGAAAAAGCCACAAATAAAATATCCGCCTGGCTTTGATGAATTTCTTCAACAATTTCCGTTGACTCTTCTTCTTTAAAATACCCATTTCGGAAACCAGCAACGATTAAATTAGGATATTGTTTTTGATGTAACCGAATCACTTCTTGGACAACTTCTTCTTCACTACCAAAATAGTAAAGTCTCAAGCCATCTTCTGCAGCTTTTTTTACGAGTTCTGTAAACAAATCAATTCCAGTTACCCTTTCTGGAATTGAAAATCCTAAAAATCGACCTGCCCATACGATAGATTGTCCATCGGCATTAATTAGCGGACAGTCATTGATTATATTTTTCAATTGCTCGTCTTTTGACATTAAATTAATTTTACTTGCATTGATTACTACATGTTGAGTGGGAGTTTTTTTTTGAATAATCTCATCAATCACAACTAATGTTTCCCAC
This window encodes:
- a CDS encoding glycosyltransferase family 4 protein — encoded protein: MNILMVGPASESKGGIATVIANFKKQYQGNTVFYLDSWKEGQRLTRSFKSVYTINAKIKEERIDVVHFHVAQKGSFYRKAILASRVPKETKTIFHMHASQFDTFYENSTSLIKSYIRKTLDSLDGLVVLSEEWARFYETLTRTPITIIENAVEIPEKSDYDSQSTTIITLGRIGKRKGSYDSLQLAKKIYPLFPEIQFVLYGDGEIDKVKQLIKEENIMNVTLGGWIEKEKQQSILKASLLHLLPSYHEGLPMSILESMSYGIPNLTSNVGGIPQVVRDGENGMMVDPGNINEMFEKIVFFLENDKLRKSYSENAYQMIQEHFSIEAYFIKWNQLYKELLKVN
- a CDS encoding lipopolysaccharide biosynthesis protein, with the protein product MNILIRRLIQFSIGSIGAALLNLILIPITTHYLSPTEYGKTSMFLLAQTLLIYVIYLGFDQAFTREFYEYDNKKQLLENAMLVPLLSSIVLIALMCGLASNISMVLFATAIHKNAVYLLAISVIFLIYERFILLTIRMENRGLAFSLYNILIKLTILICTVLFLILFEPVFITVVYGTIIGQILGDMILILCNLKLVTVKEFKLDKPLIQRLARFGLPIVIGTFIYSLFVIIDKIFLRYFTDFSQLGIYTAAFKIASALLILQVSFSNFWIPTAYEWYQQKKPIKYYQLVSDIVMLSISVLFLLLLLSKDWIVVVLSPEYEEAKYIFPFLCFYPLMMTVSETTNLGIVFSKKSYLNIIVSLLALIVAIGMNLWLTPVLGAIGTAIATGTAYIAFFCGRTYFSMRLWEGFSVKKHFIVIGLLYVVSLYNIFGSNSWIQYFIILLIIALILGIYHSVIGLCLTEVRKEIAIKRGEKG
- a CDS encoding O-antigen ligase family protein, whose product is MKSEKQLVSFFLILMAIFPIIDVLNGYALSMNYSFPIGVVYRMGCFLFLVGSILFYGFKKSIYTLLTLWTIFSCTLLLLLQSMVLSHTPTIIFQDSVVLIKLYLWLLIPYFIYQHQTVLRSLNYEKLFIMISFLFTIGLLIPYFMNIGNQTYENSDAGYKGFYFATNDTTLAFIVSSTFTGNYLVKKIGEHTKIKTLSLIILYFCNMVCLLLLATKTGIFYGAILTIVLVVYFLFFQKKISKNSRILTSLVVAVLTVFIVVMGSEFILTATAGTINRITYFYHLFDGDLVRLLTSSRSEYLQGGWEYFSQSQHPFLIPLIGFGFEYRLLHFGRVGLIEMDFFDFLFSFGFIGVVVVTIMISYFFILALNKRGKSIYSIVYVVLLGYGFFAGHVFFSALSTTILGLVCGGIILKYGERET
- a CDS encoding WecB/TagA/CpsF family glycosyltransferase, whose amino-acid sequence is MDTKRIELLGSQLNCLTMWETLVVIDEIIQKKTPTQHVVINASKINLMSKDEQLKNIINDCPLINADGQSIVWAGRFLGFSIPERVTGIDLFTELVKKAAEDGLRLYYFGSEEEVVQEVIRLHQKQYPNLIVAGFRNGYFKEEESTEIVEEIHQSQADILFVAFSSPKKEYWIHQYKEQLNVPFMMGVGGSFDVVAGKTKRAPNWMQKVGLEWFYRLIQEPKRMLSRYVKGNTAFIVTVIKAKLRRNGV